Genomic window (Marinifilum sp. JC120):
AGGTGGATTCAGCGCATCCATGTTCTGGCTGCTTTTCGTACACGTCAAAGAAGCTAAGGCTATCGGACTCTGTAAGGCCCTGACCGGAATGGATACCCTCGTATCCTCAGCCACCAAGGGATCATGGGTCTGGCTGCTACAATGGGTTGACCCCAACGTGGTCGCACTGCCTGTATCCATGGCACTGGCTATCGGAGTGGCAATGATTACTCCTAAGATGACTGAGAAACATTTGAAGCTTTGCTGGGCTAATATGTAGAGCGACTGAGACTTCTAGAATAAAGGGTGTAATCTATGTTGGTTACACCCTTTTTCTATTTTATATGGATATAAAACGGACAGTTTGACGTGCTAACAACAAAATGGATATAAATCTCTTATTAGTGGGTAAATAGCACTTATCCTAGGAAATCGAAGACATCCTATCCTTGAAGGACGAACACATAATGAGTGAAAGTAGCGATCAAATGTCAAACAGTAGCGATGACAATGTAAGTATCTGTGGAGATAGAAATACTCTTGAGTACGAACGTCCAAGTATATCTCAAGCGAGCATAGACATTATTGGAAATGACAACATTATTAAAATCCACCCCAGAGCTCGGCTAGGATCAGTGAGAATCCATATGCGTGGTGATCATCATCGCCTTTTTGTGGGTAGCGATGTACAGATGAACGAGGGTCTTTTACGTCTTATCCATGGAGGTGGTCTAATAGCGATAGGAGCAAGAACCACAATCATCGAGGCGGAACTGATTTCATTTGAAGTTGGCACCAAAATTGTTGTTGGAGAGGATTGTCTCATAAGTTGTGGAGTACGAATCTGGACTGGCGATGCCCACTCGATTGTTGACGCCAAGACAGGAAAGCGCATCAACTACGGCCAAGATATAACCATCGCCAACCATGTCTGGATTGGCTATGAGGCTATGCTGTTGAAAGGAGCAACAATGGGACACGATTCAATACTTGGAGCCCGAGCTGTTCTCAGCAAAAAAATTTCGCCGCAGTGCCTTGCTGCCGGCAACCCCGCAAAGATGATTAAGAGCAACGTAACATGGACTCCCGATGTGTTTTATGAAAAAGGTGGCAATCCCTTGGTAGACGGCGAGAAAGAAAATTGAACAGCTATAAAACTTCAAGATTCATGGTGTTGACGGGGGAAAGGGCGCGTTCCGCTTGACCCAATGCAATTTAGCGGTCAAACTGGCAAACTCATTTACATATAAGGAAATAAGGAGACTTGTCCGTGAGTCTGCAAGACACCCCGACCCTGAAAAATGCGCTGGCACTGAGTGCCGATAAATATGCTGATCGCCCCGCTGTCTGCTTTGTAGGCGAAGCCCCTATGACCTACCGCGAATTCAAAAAGCTGGTAGACGACATTTCTCTGTTACTTCACAGCCGCAGCATCACCAAGGGCGACAAAGTTGCCATCCTGAGCGAGAACATGCCCAACTGGAGTGCCGCCTATCTTGCCATCACCTGCATGGGCGGTGTTGCCATTCCTATACTCACCGAATTTCACGAAGGTGCAGTGCATCACATTCTACGCCATTCCGAATCCAAGGCCATCTTTGTTTCCAAACGGTTGAAGCACAAGGTGGATGAGTACGAATCCGACAATATCCACACCGTCATCACTCTCAATAACTTTTCACTTTCCACTGCTGACGGACTACGCCAAACTTTCAAGGAAGGCATAATT
Coding sequences:
- a CDS encoding acyltransferase, giving the protein MSESSDQMSNSSDDNVSICGDRNTLEYERPSISQASIDIIGNDNIIKIHPRARLGSVRIHMRGDHHRLFVGSDVQMNEGLLRLIHGGGLIAIGARTTIIEAELISFEVGTKIVVGEDCLISCGVRIWTGDAHSIVDAKTGKRINYGQDITIANHVWIGYEAMLLKGATMGHDSILGARAVLSKKISPQCLAAGNPAKMIKSNVTWTPDVFYEKGGNPLVDGEKEN